The proteins below come from a single Zea mays cultivar B73 chromosome 8, Zm-B73-REFERENCE-NAM-5.0, whole genome shotgun sequence genomic window:
- the LOC100282643 gene encoding ferredoxin--NADP reductase, leaf isozyme, translated as MAAVTAAAISLSSSSASSPAAAAKAKAASPSSSPCRHLQFLSAASPRRRWRAGARAVRAQVSTTETAAAGPAKTSKKQDEGLVTNKYKPKEPYVGRCLSNTRITGDDAPGETWHMVFSTEGEIPYREGQSIGIIADGEDKNGKPHKLRLYSIASSALGDFGDSKTVSLCVKRLVYTNDQGEIVKGVCSNFLCDLKPGADVKITGPVGKEMLMPKDPNATVIMLATGTGIAPFRSFLWKMFLEEHEDYKFSGLAWLFLGVPTSDSLLYKEELEKMKEMAPDNFRLDFAVSREQTNAAGEKMYIQTRMAEYREELWELLKKDNTYVYMCGLKGMEKGIDDIMLNLAAKDGIDWMQYKKQLKKGEQWNVEVY; from the exons ATGGCTGCCGTGACCGCCGCGGCCATCTCTCTgtcctcctcctccgcctcctccCCTGCGGCTGCTGCCAAGGCCAAGGCGGCGTCCCCGTCGTCGTCGCCATGCAGGCACCTCCAGTTCCTGTCGGCAGCGAGcccgcggcggcggtggcgggccGGCGCCCGCGCGGTACGGGCGCAGGTGTCCACCACCGAGACCGCGGCGGCGGGGCCGGCGAAGACGTCCAAGAAGCAGGACGAGGGGCTGGTCACCAACAAGTACAAGCCCAAGGAGCCGTACGTCGGGAGGTGCCTGTCCAACACCAGGATCACCGGCGACGACGCGCCGGGGGAGACGTGGCACATGGTCTTCAGCACCGAAG GCGAGATCCCGTATAGAGAGGGGCAGTCCATCGGCATCATCGCTGATGGCGAAGACAAGAACGGCAAGCCGCACAAGCTCAGGCTATACTCCATCGCCAGCAGCGCCCTCGGAGATTTCGGCGACTCCAAGACG GTATCGCTTTGCGTGAAGAGGCTAGTCTACACCAACGATCAGGGGGAGATTGTCAAAGGAGTCTGCTCAAACTTCCTgt GTGACTTGAAACCTGGCGCCGATGTGAAGATCACAGGGCCAGTGGGCAAGGAGATGCTCATGCCCAAAGACCCCAATGCAACAGTCATCATG CTCGCAACGGGGACCGGTATTGCTCCGTTCCGCTCCTTCTTGTGGAAGATGTTCCTGGAGGAGCACGAGGACTACAAG TTCAGCGGCCTTGCGTGGCTGTTCTTGGGAGTCCCGACGAGCGACAGCCTGCTGTACAaggaggagctggagaagatgaAGGAGATGGCGCCGGACAACTTCCGGCTGGACTTCGCGGTGAGCCGGGAGCAGACGAACGCGGCGGGGGAGAAGATGTACATCCAGACGCGCATGGCGGAGTACAGGGAGGAGCTGTGGGAGCTGCTGAAGAAGGACAACACCTACGTCTACATGTGCGGGCTCAAGGGCATGGAGAAGGGCATCGACGACATCATGCTCAACCTTGCAGCCAAGGACG GGATCGACTGGATGCAGTACAAGAAGCAGCTCAAGAAGGGCGAGCAATGGAACGTCGAGGTCTACTGA
- the LOC100384143 gene encoding probably inactive leucine-rich repeat receptor-like protein kinase At3g28040: MATATATSPALLLLLLFLLIGGAPPATKADMPMPVNEEVLGLVVFKSALSDPTSALATWTGSDATTPCAWARVECDPATSRVLRLALDGLALSGRMPRDLDRLPALQYLSLARNNISGPLPPGLSLLASLRSLDLSYNAFSGPLPDDIARLASLRSLDLTGNAFSGPLPPAFPETIRFLVLSGNQFSGPVPEGLASGSPLLLHLNVSGNQLSGSPDFAGALWPLQRLRTLDLSRNQFSGPVTGGIARLHNLKTLILSGNRFFGAVPADIGLCPHLSAIDLSSNAFDGHLPDSIAQLASLVYLSASGNRLSGDVPAWLGKLAAVQHVDLSDNALTGGLPDSLGDLKALRYLSLSRNQLSGAVPASMSGCTKLAELHLRGNNLSGSIPDALLDVGLETLDVSSNALSGVLPSGSTRLAETLQWLDLSGNQLTGGIPTEMSLFFKLRYLNLSRNDLRAPLPPELGLLRNLTVLDLRSTGLYGAVPADFCESGSLAVLQLDGNSLSGPIPDSIGNCSSLYLLSLGHNGLTGPIPAGISELKKLEILRLEYNKLSGEIPQQLGALENLLAVNISHNRLVGRLPASGVFQSLDASALEGNLGICSPLVTEPCRMNVAKPLVLDPNEYTQGGGGGDNNLETGGGGGVEAPRKRRFLMSVSAMVAIFAAVAIVLGVIVITLLSVSARRRVEAAGVGGPGHDRKEVDESIVTTSSTTTTKSSSSPPPGGKVKEKLATGKMVTFGPGSSLRSEDLVAGADALLSKATEIGRGALGTVYRAAVGDGRVVAVKKLAAAHLVRSREEFEREVRVLGKARHPNLLALRGYYWTPQLQLLITDYAAHGSLEARLHGGGEAAPMTWEERFRVVSGTARALAHLHQAFRPALVHYNVKPSNILLADAECNPAVGDFGLARLLHGSGSGRQVAMAGSRFRQGGGGGMGYVAPELACQSLRANDKCDVYGVGVLILELVTGRRAVEYGDDDVVVLTDQVRALLEHGNALECVDPGMGGRGHVPEEEVVPVLKLGMVCASQIPSNRPSMAEVVQILQVIKAPVGGGGRMQASF; encoded by the exons ATGGCCACTGCTACTGCCACCTCCCCTGCTCTCCTCCTACTCCTCCTCTTCCTGCTCATTGGCGGGGCGCCACCAGCGACCAAGGCTGACATGCCGATGCCGGTGAACGAGGAGGTGCTGGGGCTGGTGGTGTTCAAGTCGGCGCTGTCCGACCCGACCAGCGCGCTGGCCACGTGGACGGGGTCGGACGCGACGACGCCCTGCGCCTGGGCGCGCGTGGAGTGCGACCCGGCCACCTCCCGCGTGCTCCGCCTCGCGCTCGACGGGCTCGCGCTGTCCGGCCGCATGCCCCGGGACCTCGACCGCCTGCCGGCGCTCCAGTACCTCTCCCTCGCCCGCAACAACATCTCCGGCCCGCTCCCGCCGGGCCTCTCCCTCCTCGCCTCCCTCCGCTCCCTCGACCTCTCCTACAACGCCTTCTCCGGCCCGCTCCCCGACGACATCGCGCGCCTCGCCTCCCTCCGCTCCCTCGACCTCACCGGCAACGCCTTCTCCGGCCCGCTCCCGCCCGCCTTCCCCGAGACGATCCGCTTCCTCGTGCTGTCCGGCAACCAGTTCTCCGGCCCCGTGCCGGAGGGGCTGGCGTCTGGGAGCCCGCTCCTGCTCCACCTCAACGTGTCCGGCAACCAGCTGTCCGGCTCGCCGGACTTCGCGGGCGCGCTCTGGCCGCTCCAGCGcctgcgcacgctcgacctctccCGCAACCAGTTCTCCGGCCCCGTCACCGGCGGCATTGCCAGGCTCCACAACCTCAAGACCCTCATCCTCAGCGGCAACCGGTTCTTCGGAGCCGTCCCGGCGGACATCGGCCTGTGCCCGCATCTCAGCGCCATCGACCTCAGCTCCAACGCGTTCGACGGCCACCTCCCTGACTCCATCGCCCAGCTCGCCTCGCTGGTCTACCTGTCCGCGTCCGGGAACCGGCTCTCCGGCGACGTCCCCGCCTGGCTCGGCAAGCTGGCAGCGGTGCAGCACGTGGATTTATCCGACAACGCGCTCACCGGAGGCTTGCCGGACTCGCTCGGCGACCTCAAGGCGCTCAGGTACCTGAGCCTATCCAGGAACCAGCTCTCGGGCGCCGTCCCGGCCTCCATGTCCGGGTGCACCAAGCTCGCCGAGCTGCACCTGAGGGGCAACAACCTCAGCGGCAGCATCCCGGACGCTCTGCTCGACGTCGGGCTCGAGACGCTCGACGTGTCGTCGAACGCGCTCTCGGGCGTCCTCCCCTCGGGCTCCACCAGGCTGGCCGAGACGCTGCAGTGGCTCGACCTCTCCGGCAACCAGCTCACTGGCGGCATCCCCACCGAGATGTCGCTCTTCTTCAAGCTCCGGTACCTCAACCTGTCCCGCAACGACCtccgcgcgccgctgccgccggaGCTCGGCCTGCTCCGCAACCTGACGGTGCTCGACCTGCGTAGCACTGGGCTGTACGGCGCCGTGCCAGCCGACTTCTGCGAGTCCGGTAGCCTCGCCGTGCTCCAGCTCGACGGCAACTCCCTCTCCGGCCCCATCCCCGACAGCATCGGAAACTGTTCTTCCCTGTACCTCCT GAGCTTGGGGCACAACGGCTTGACGGGGCCGATCCCGGCGGGCATCTCGGAGCTGAAGAAGCTGGAGATCCTGCGGCTGGAGTACAACAAGCTGAGCGGCGAGATCCCGCAGCAGCTGGGCGCGCTGGAGAACCTGCTGGCCGTGAACATCTCGCACAACCGGCTGGTGGGGCGGCTGCCGGCGTCGGGCGTGTTCCAGAGCCTGGACGCGAGCGCGCTGGAGGGCAACCTGGGCATCTGCAGCCCGCTGGTGACGGAGCCGTGCAGGATGAACGTGGCCAAGCCGCTGGTGCTGGACCCCAACGAGTATAcgcagggcggcggcggcggcgacaacaACCTGGAGacgggcggcggcggtggtgtagaggCGCCGAGGAAGCGGCGGTTCCTGATGAGCGTGTCCGCCATGgtggccatcttcgcggcggtcgcGATCGTGCTCGGCGTCATCGTGATCACGCTGCTCAGCGTGTCGGCCCGGCGGAGGGTCGAGGCTGCGGGTGTTGGAGGCCCTGGCCACGACCGGAAGGAGGTGGACGAGAGCATCGTCACCACCAGCTCGACGACGACGACCAAGtcatcgtcgtcgccgccgcccgGGGGCAAGGTAAAGGAAAAGCTCGCCACCGGCAAGATGGTGACGTTCGGGCCCGGGAGCAGCCTCCGGTCGGAGGACCTCGTGGCGGGCGCCGACGCGCTGCTGAGCAAGGCAACAGAGATCGGGCGCGGCGCGTTGGGCACGGTGTACCGCGCGGCCGTGGGCGACGGGCGGGTGGTGGCGGTGAAGAAGCTGGCGGCGGCTCACCTGGTGCGGTCGCGCGAGGAGTTCGAGCGGGAGGTGCGCGTGCTGGGAAAGGCGCGGCACCCAAACCTGCTGGCGCTGAGGGGCTACTACTGGACGCCGCAGCTGCAGCTGCTGATCACGGACTACGCGGCGCACGGCAGCCTGGAGGCGCGGCTGCACGGCGGCGGAGAGGCGGCGCCGATGACGTGGGAGGAGCGGTTCCGCGTGGTGTCCGGGACGGCCCGGGCGCTGGCGCACCTGCACCAGGCGTTCCGGCCGGCGCTGGTCCACTACAACGTGAAGCCGAGCAACATCTTGCTGGCGGACGCGGAGTGCAACCCGGCGGTGGGCGACTTCGGGCTGGCGCGGCTGCTGCATGGCAgtggcagtggcaggcaggtggcGATGGCGGGCAGCCGGTTCCggcagggcggcggcggcgggatgGGGTACGTGGCCCCGGAGCTGGCGTGCCAGAGCCTGCGGGCGAACGACAAGTGCGACGTGTACGGGGTGGGCGTGCTGATCCTGGAGCTGGTGACGGGGCGGCGCGCGGTGGAGTACGGGGACGACGACGTGGTGGTGCTGACTGACCAggtgcgcgcgctgctggagcaCGGCAACGCGCTGGAGTGCGTGGACCCGGGCATGGGCGGACGCGGGCACGTCCCGGAGGAGGAGGTGGTGCCGGTGCTGAAGCTGGGCATGGTGTGCGCGTCGCAGATCCCGTCCAACCGGCCGTCCATGGCGGAGGTGGTCCAGATCCTGCAGGTCATCAAGGCGCCCGTGGGCGGCGGTGGCAGAATGCAAGCCTCCTTCTGA